In Desulfosediminicola ganghwensis, a single window of DNA contains:
- a CDS encoding CbbQ/NirQ/NorQ/GpvN family protein, with the protein MEKATESRIEEHFLTEQPFYLQQGNELQLALAAYENRLPLLIKGPTGCGKTRFMQFLAWKLQRPLITVSCHDDLSTSDLVGRYIIRGGEAVWVDGPLALAVKAGAICYLDEVVEARKDTTVVIHPLADDRRELPVEKLGRLFTASPEFMLAVSYNPGYQSVLKDLKPSTRQRFVSLSFDHPEPELECRIVASESGVGQNVAAQLVKLAGMTRSLKDFGLPEGASSRLLIQAGKLHVSGISIIESCRAGITRSLTDDPDMLAAMDEMLESLF; encoded by the coding sequence ATGGAAAAGGCGACCGAGTCGAGGATAGAAGAGCACTTTCTGACAGAGCAGCCGTTTTACCTGCAGCAGGGCAATGAGTTACAGCTTGCCCTGGCGGCCTATGAAAACAGGTTGCCCTTACTCATCAAAGGACCAACTGGATGTGGAAAAACCCGCTTTATGCAATTTCTCGCCTGGAAATTGCAGCGACCTCTGATCACAGTGTCCTGCCATGACGATCTGTCAACCTCGGATCTGGTGGGCAGGTATATAATTCGCGGCGGCGAAGCGGTGTGGGTCGATGGTCCACTGGCGCTTGCGGTGAAGGCAGGTGCAATCTGCTACCTGGATGAGGTGGTTGAGGCCAGAAAAGATACCACTGTGGTGATTCATCCCCTGGCAGACGATAGGCGGGAGTTGCCTGTGGAAAAACTCGGCAGGCTCTTTACGGCCAGCCCCGAGTTTATGCTGGCTGTGTCGTATAACCCCGGCTACCAGAGTGTTTTGAAAGATCTTAAGCCATCCACCCGCCAACGATTTGTTTCACTCTCTTTTGACCATCCTGAGCCTGAATTGGAGTGCCGCATTGTAGCGAGTGAGAGCGGCGTAGGCCAGAACGTCGCAGCTCAACTGGTGAAACTCGCCGGCATGACCAGGAGTCTTAAAGATTTCGGTCTGCCGGAAGGGGCATCAAGCAGGCTGCTGATACAGGCCGGCAAGCTGCACGTAAGCGGCATCTCCATCATTGAGTCGTGCAGGGCAGGTATCACCAGGAGTCTCACTGATGACCCGGATATGCTTGCCGCTATGGATGAAATGCTGGAGTCACTCTTTTAG
- the ffh gene encoding signal recognition particle protein: MFENLTDRLEGVFKKLRGHGILTEENIKEAMREVRIALLDADVNFKVAKEFVAKVTEQAIGREVSKSLSPGQQVIKIVHEELVALLGGEAEQIRLDGRQPVIIMMAGLQGSGKTTTSGKLARMLKGKGRKPYLVPADIYRPAAIEQLQVLGDRLDVPVHPSTTAMNPVDIAREAVDAANKEGYDTLIIDTAGRLHIDENLMGELQEIEKAVQPSEILFVADSMTGQDAVTVADKFNETLEISGVVLTKMEGDARGGAALSIKNVTGKPIKFVGVGEALDALEVFHPDRVASRILGMGDVLTLIEKAEAVVDKKQADKLAQKLKKSQFTLEDFLDQIQQIKKMGSLDQILGMVPGINKLKQMKDAPKPDERELGKTEAIIRSMTRKERKNHKIINSSRRQRIAAGSGTSVADVNRVLKSYSTMLKMMKKMSGKPGAITGQKRRKLPKGLRRR, encoded by the coding sequence ATGTTTGAAAACCTGACAGACCGGCTGGAAGGAGTTTTCAAGAAACTCCGTGGCCACGGCATACTGACTGAAGAAAATATCAAGGAGGCAATGCGTGAAGTGCGTATTGCCCTGCTCGATGCTGATGTCAACTTCAAGGTCGCCAAGGAATTCGTTGCCAAGGTAACGGAACAAGCGATTGGCCGTGAAGTATCCAAGAGTCTCTCTCCAGGTCAGCAGGTTATCAAGATCGTCCATGAAGAGTTGGTTGCTCTTCTTGGCGGCGAAGCAGAACAGATCAGACTTGATGGCCGTCAACCAGTAATCATCATGATGGCTGGTCTGCAGGGTTCCGGTAAGACCACTACCTCTGGTAAGTTGGCCCGGATGCTTAAGGGCAAAGGCAGAAAACCTTATCTGGTTCCTGCTGATATTTACCGCCCGGCAGCAATCGAGCAGCTGCAAGTACTTGGAGATCGCCTCGACGTTCCGGTACATCCTTCCACCACCGCGATGAATCCGGTGGACATCGCCCGTGAAGCGGTCGATGCTGCGAATAAGGAAGGATATGATACACTGATCATTGATACCGCAGGCCGCCTGCATATCGATGAGAACCTCATGGGTGAACTGCAGGAGATCGAGAAAGCTGTACAGCCTTCAGAGATTCTGTTTGTTGCCGACTCCATGACCGGTCAGGACGCGGTTACTGTCGCTGATAAGTTTAATGAGACCCTGGAAATTTCCGGTGTTGTTCTCACCAAGATGGAAGGTGACGCCCGTGGTGGTGCCGCTCTCTCCATCAAGAATGTTACCGGCAAGCCGATTAAGTTCGTCGGCGTCGGTGAGGCACTCGATGCGCTTGAGGTCTTCCACCCTGATCGTGTCGCTTCCAGAATTCTCGGCATGGGCGATGTTCTTACCCTCATTGAGAAGGCCGAAGCGGTAGTCGATAAAAAACAGGCCGACAAGCTCGCACAAAAGCTGAAAAAGAGCCAGTTTACCCTTGAAGATTTTCTCGACCAGATCCAGCAGATCAAGAAAATGGGCTCTCTTGACCAGATTCTCGGCATGGTACCGGGCATCAACAAGCTTAAGCAGATGAAAGACGCTCCCAAACCAGACGAGCGTGAACTTGGCAAGACCGAAGCGATTATTCGCTCCATGACCCGTAAAGAGCGGAAAAATCACAAGATCATCAACTCCAGCCGTCGCCAGAGAATTGCAGCTGGCTCCGGAACCAGCGTGGCAGATGTAAATCGTGTCTTGAAAAGTTATTCAACAATGCTGAAAATGATGAAGAAAATGAGTGGAAAGCCGGGAGCTATTACCGGCCAGAAACGCAGAAAGTTACCAAAAGGTCTTCGTAGAAGATAA
- the rpsP gene encoding 30S ribosomal protein S16 codes for MAVRIRLTRLGRKKKPFYRIVVADSESPRDGKFLDIVGTYDPLQDPASIVINNDKLQDWMGRGAMPTTTVESLIKKAAATE; via the coding sequence ATGGCAGTTCGTATTCGTTTAACCAGACTTGGCAGAAAGAAAAAACCTTTCTATCGTATTGTTGTTGCCGACAGCGAGAGTCCGCGTGACGGTAAATTCCTGGATATCGTTGGCACCTACGACCCACTTCAGGATCCTGCTTCAATCGTTATCAACAACGACAAACTTCAGGATTGGATGGGTAGAGGCGCTATGCCGACAACCACAGTTGAAAGCCTGATCAAGAAAGCAGCGGCCACCGAATAA
- a CDS encoding KH domain-containing protein gives MEELIAFIARSLVDQPDEVRVTVSEDDDSITVELTVGPEDLGKVIGKQGRTARAMRSILAAAAAKENKRSRLEIVE, from the coding sequence ATGGAAGAGCTTATTGCCTTTATCGCCAGATCGCTGGTAGATCAACCGGATGAAGTCCGAGTTACTGTGAGCGAAGATGATGACAGCATCACAGTCGAGTTGACAGTTGGTCCGGAAGATCTGGGCAAGGTTATCGGCAAGCAGGGAAGGACCGCCAGAGCTATGCGCTCAATTCTTGCTGCCGCAGCCGCTAAAGAAAACAAACGGTCAAGGCTTGAGATAGTCGAGTAA
- the rimM gene encoding ribosome maturation factor RimM (Essential for efficient processing of 16S rRNA), whose amino-acid sequence MQHHFSFPEDRFLLIGTVIKAQGLKGEVCIHSFSGQPENLNTYHTLFLVDKGGKISPQLSIKRFRAQKGKAIVLFDRVRDRSHAEQLVGMGVLLAREDLPELAEDEFYWHQLIGLAVSTVAGEAVGTLMHVFSNGAQDVMVIQDGDQEHLVPLSDGVVISHDDEQLIIDPPQGLLEINSGEDEGAGHPK is encoded by the coding sequence ATGCAGCATCATTTCTCATTCCCTGAAGATAGGTTCTTACTTATCGGCACTGTGATTAAAGCACAGGGGCTAAAGGGTGAGGTTTGTATTCACTCGTTCTCAGGCCAACCGGAAAACCTCAACACGTATCACACGCTTTTCCTGGTAGACAAGGGTGGCAAAATTTCACCCCAATTGTCCATCAAGCGCTTCAGGGCGCAAAAGGGAAAGGCGATAGTCCTGTTTGACCGTGTTCGTGACAGATCCCATGCTGAGCAACTTGTCGGTATGGGCGTACTTCTTGCCAGGGAAGATCTACCGGAACTGGCAGAAGACGAATTTTACTGGCACCAGCTTATCGGCCTCGCAGTCTCCACAGTAGCAGGAGAAGCGGTCGGAACACTGATGCATGTGTTCTCCAATGGTGCTCAGGATGTCATGGTAATACAGGATGGTGATCAGGAGCATCTCGTTCCGCTGAGTGATGGTGTTGTTATCAGCCATGACGATGAGCAACTGATTATTGACCCGCCACAAGGATTGCTTGAAATCAATAGTGGTGAAGATGAAGGGGCCGGTCATCCCAAATGA
- the trmD gene encoding tRNA (guanosine(37)-N1)-methyltransferase TrmD — translation MIFDILTIFPELLNSPFEEGIIRRARQDNKIEIHTRNIRDFALDKHSMTDDRPFGGGEGMVMKPEPLAAAVESAKAAHGNGKVILMSPQGKAFNQATAERLSREEHLILVCGRYEGVDERFRAAYVDEEISIGDFILTGGELAAMVIVDAVTRLLPGVLGCSDSADKDTFSRNLLKHPQYTRPRVWNDMEVPAELLSGNHEEIEKLRFIDSVKRTLERRPEMLKGELFSKSEKRTLQQYKLYDRVKQIQADLAGSERTAS, via the coding sequence ATGATTTTTGACATACTGACGATTTTTCCCGAGTTACTGAATTCTCCTTTTGAAGAGGGAATTATCCGCAGGGCCCGGCAGGACAACAAAATCGAGATTCATACCAGAAATATTCGAGATTTTGCCCTGGACAAACATTCCATGACTGATGATCGGCCTTTCGGGGGCGGTGAAGGTATGGTGATGAAACCGGAGCCTCTGGCTGCTGCAGTCGAGTCAGCCAAAGCGGCACACGGCAACGGGAAAGTCATCCTCATGAGCCCGCAGGGAAAAGCCTTTAACCAGGCCACTGCGGAAAGGCTGTCCCGGGAAGAACACCTCATCCTGGTATGCGGCCGTTACGAAGGTGTCGATGAGCGCTTTCGTGCAGCGTATGTGGATGAGGAAATATCCATTGGCGACTTTATCCTCACAGGAGGAGAACTTGCCGCCATGGTTATCGTCGACGCAGTCACCAGGCTGTTGCCCGGTGTGCTGGGCTGTTCGGATTCGGCGGACAAAGATACTTTCAGCAGAAACCTGCTGAAGCATCCGCAATATACCCGTCCCCGGGTTTGGAACGACATGGAAGTGCCTGCAGAGTTACTCTCCGGCAACCATGAGGAAATTGAAAAATTACGATTTATCGACTCAGTCAAGCGAACACTGGAGCGACGCCCTGAAATGCTCAAAGGCGAACTCTTCAGTAAGAGCGAGAAGAGAACTCTACAGCAATATAAGCTGTATGATAGAGTAAAACAGATACAGGCAGATCTTGCCGGCAGTGAGCGAACCGCATCATGA
- a CDS encoding RNA methyltransferase, whose translation MTAVNIALVHHPVVNKNGDVIGSAVTNLDLHDIARAAKTFGVDNYYVTTPYEDQQQLVQEIVGHWQSGYGAEYNPARKQALSIVQLAPTLDEAIEELTKRYSERPLIITTSARVHHNTVSYDALRERITSGSPVLLIFGTAHGLSQEVMEAADAVLPPIQGGTEYNHLSVRSAVAIILDRLLGT comes from the coding sequence ATGACAGCAGTAAATATAGCCCTCGTTCACCACCCGGTGGTTAATAAAAATGGAGATGTTATCGGCTCAGCCGTGACAAATCTTGATCTGCATGATATAGCAAGGGCTGCGAAAACTTTTGGCGTGGATAACTATTATGTTACCACCCCATACGAGGATCAGCAGCAGCTCGTGCAGGAAATAGTCGGTCACTGGCAATCCGGCTATGGAGCAGAATATAACCCGGCCAGAAAGCAGGCGTTATCAATAGTGCAACTCGCCCCAACATTGGATGAGGCGATAGAAGAGTTGACCAAAAGGTATTCAGAGCGCCCGCTCATTATCACGACCAGCGCCAGAGTTCATCACAACACCGTGAGCTATGATGCACTTCGTGAGAGAATAACTTCCGGCAGTCCGGTGCTTCTAATTTTCGGCACCGCCCATGGACTCAGCCAGGAAGTAATGGAAGCAGCTGATGCCGTGTTACCGCCAATTCAGGGTGGCACGGAATACAATCACCTTTCGGTTCGCTCGGCAGTTGCCATCATACTTGATCGATTGCTCGGCACTTAA
- the rplS gene encoding 50S ribosomal protein L19: MSTIIERINAEQMRQDHPDFRPGDSVKVHIRIIEGTKERVQIFQGVVIKRKRATMGATYTVRKISHGVGVEKTFSMHNPRIEKIEVVTRGRVRRSRLYYLRNLRGKAARIRERGITR; this comes from the coding sequence ATGAGCACAATCATCGAAAGAATCAATGCAGAGCAGATGCGCCAGGATCATCCGGATTTTCGCCCAGGTGACTCCGTAAAAGTACATATCCGTATTATTGAGGGTACCAAAGAGCGTGTCCAGATTTTTCAGGGCGTGGTTATCAAGCGAAAGCGCGCAACTATGGGCGCTACCTACACTGTTCGTAAAATTTCCCACGGTGTCGGTGTTGAGAAGACCTTCTCCATGCACAACCCTCGTATCGAGAAAATAGAGGTAGTCACCCGCGGTCGCGTTCGTCGTTCCCGCCTCTACTACCTGCGTAACCTTCGCGGTAAAGCTGCTCGTATCCGCGAACGCGGCATTACACGCTAA
- a CDS encoding ribonuclease HII has product MDRSLFDTLPDTSGAANFSIEKILYSQGLMAVAGCDEVGRGPLAGPVVAASVILPQDCNPAIFLDSKKISHKRRTELFALLHELNAVIGVGIVDEKKIDQINILQASLLAMKIAVEELATKGTAPDYLLVDGKFEIPHPVSQQALIKGESKSASIAAASIIAKITRDRIMDDFHKKYPVYQFHKHKGYPTKAHREAIAEHGPCPIHRRSFKGVKK; this is encoded by the coding sequence ATGGACCGTTCCCTTTTCGATACTTTGCCCGATACAAGCGGAGCAGCAAACTTTTCTATAGAGAAAATTCTTTATAGCCAAGGGCTTATGGCAGTCGCAGGTTGCGACGAAGTTGGCCGTGGCCCGCTGGCAGGCCCTGTGGTTGCCGCAAGTGTCATCTTGCCTCAAGATTGTAATCCAGCCATTTTTCTCGATTCCAAAAAGATCAGTCATAAGCGCCGTACTGAACTCTTTGCGCTGCTTCACGAGCTCAATGCAGTAATCGGCGTAGGCATCGTGGATGAAAAAAAGATCGACCAGATAAACATCCTGCAGGCTTCACTGCTGGCGATGAAAATCGCGGTTGAAGAACTTGCCACCAAAGGCACGGCCCCGGATTACCTCCTGGTGGACGGCAAATTCGAAATTCCGCACCCCGTCTCCCAGCAAGCGTTGATAAAAGGTGAAAGCAAAAGCGCCTCTATCGCCGCCGCCTCTATTATCGCCAAAATTACCCGGGACCGGATAATGGATGACTTCCATAAAAAGTACCCGGTATACCAATTTCACAAACATAAAGGTTATCCGACCAAGGCCCACCGGGAGGCTATTGCCGAACACGGCCCCTGCCCTATACACCGCAGGTCATTTAAAGGGGTTAAAAAGTGA
- a CDS encoding YraN family protein, which translates to MRQTGKLLSFFSGTSLGDEGEKIACQHLKKSGYSIILRNFRCRSGEVDIIARHKGVLVFIEVKTRRSESFGSPAAAVTPRKQRQIAKAALEYLARENLFDTEARFDVVSILVSATGEPQIEIITSAFELG; encoded by the coding sequence GTGAGGCAGACCGGCAAACTTTTATCCTTTTTCTCGGGGACATCCCTGGGTGACGAAGGCGAAAAGATTGCCTGCCAGCACCTGAAAAAGAGTGGCTACTCAATTATTCTTCGTAATTTTCGCTGCCGATCCGGAGAGGTGGATATAATCGCCCGCCACAAGGGAGTACTGGTTTTTATAGAGGTAAAAACCCGTAGATCCGAATCATTCGGCTCCCCTGCCGCAGCCGTCACTCCACGTAAACAACGGCAGATAGCCAAAGCAGCACTTGAGTACCTGGCCCGTGAAAATCTGTTTGATACAGAAGCCCGCTTCGATGTTGTGTCAATCCTGGTTTCTGCCACTGGCGAACCACAGATTGAGATCATCACGAGCGCCTTCGAGCTCGGCTGA
- the pdxA gene encoding 4-hydroxythreonine-4-phosphate dehydrogenase PdxA produces MIGITMGCPAGIGPEILLRYFTEHKVPAGIRPVVLGDKAILNKCAADLGLNVKIVSWQPGDQPATNGIPVFNLSDIPEEEHSWGNPTLTTARAMAGYIEKAVELTLSGVLDGITTCPISKSALHAAGFKYPGHTEMLVDMTGADEYTMMMAGKTLKVTLATIHCSLASVPELLSEEGIYRLIHITHRGLGIDFGLNRPRIAVAGLNPHSSEEGLFGNEEERVIIPAIERARRDGIDVDGPFPPDTVFFKAASGQFDGVVCMYHDQGLIPFKLLHFEDGVNVTLGLPIVRTSVDHGTAYDIAGKGVAAATSLAAAIQMAGDISNNRKQHYQSQKIT; encoded by the coding sequence ATGATTGGTATAACCATGGGGTGCCCGGCCGGAATCGGCCCCGAAATCCTGTTGCGTTATTTTACAGAACATAAAGTACCTGCAGGCATCAGACCTGTAGTACTTGGCGATAAGGCAATTCTCAATAAATGTGCAGCTGACCTTGGACTGAATGTAAAGATAGTCTCCTGGCAACCCGGGGATCAACCTGCCACCAATGGTATCCCCGTATTCAACCTCTCGGATATACCGGAGGAAGAGCATAGCTGGGGAAACCCGACGCTGACCACTGCCCGGGCGATGGCGGGTTATATTGAAAAGGCTGTTGAACTCACCTTGAGCGGAGTGCTTGACGGCATCACCACCTGCCCGATCTCCAAGAGTGCTCTGCATGCGGCCGGGTTCAAGTATCCCGGTCACACCGAGATGCTCGTCGATATGACCGGCGCCGATGAATACACCATGATGATGGCCGGCAAAACCTTAAAGGTTACCCTGGCCACCATCCACTGTTCTCTTGCATCTGTACCGGAATTGTTATCCGAAGAAGGAATTTACAGGCTCATCCACATCACCCATAGAGGGCTTGGGATCGACTTCGGACTGAATAGACCTCGAATCGCAGTAGCCGGGCTGAATCCGCACAGCAGTGAAGAAGGTCTGTTTGGAAATGAGGAAGAGAGAGTAATCATTCCCGCAATAGAGAGAGCTCGTAGAGACGGCATCGATGTCGATGGCCCTTTTCCTCCTGATACTGTCTTTTTCAAGGCGGCCTCGGGTCAGTTTGACGGAGTCGTCTGCATGTATCACGATCAGGGTTTGATTCCATTCAAACTTCTGCATTTTGAAGACGGAGTCAACGTGACGCTTGGACTGCCCATTGTTCGCACCTCGGTCGACCATGGCACCGCCTACGACATTGCCGGCAAGGGAGTTGCGGCAGCAACCAGCCTCGCTGCAGCGATACAAATGGCAGGAGACATCAGTAATAACCGTAAACAGCACTATCAATCCCAGAAAATTACATGA
- the tmk gene encoding dTMP kinase — MKHELPGRLIVFEGIDGTGKTTQIPLLADYLTNLGHKVQVTREPTTGQYGQKIRELYVQRTSVSREEELQLFIADRREHIEQLVMPALEKGEIVLCDRYYLSTAAYQGANGFDPMEIIKLNQFAPEPDIALIFEVSVDTSLERITNGRGEQLNDFEQEESLTRVSRIFSELDLPFIRRINAEKPIEEVHRSVVEAVKPVLF; from the coding sequence ATGAAACACGAACTTCCAGGTCGACTTATAGTATTTGAAGGCATTGACGGAACCGGCAAGACAACCCAGATTCCGCTGCTGGCTGATTATCTCACCAACCTGGGTCATAAGGTCCAGGTAACCCGTGAGCCGACTACAGGGCAATACGGACAAAAAATACGTGAACTGTACGTTCAAAGAACCTCAGTCAGCCGCGAAGAGGAGTTACAGCTCTTTATTGCTGACCGCAGAGAACATATAGAGCAACTGGTTATGCCGGCTCTCGAAAAAGGTGAGATAGTTCTCTGCGACCGATATTACCTCTCCACAGCCGCCTATCAGGGAGCCAACGGTTTTGACCCGATGGAGATCATCAAGCTGAATCAGTTTGCCCCGGAACCTGATATAGCCCTGATCTTCGAAGTCTCTGTCGATACCAGCCTTGAGCGGATAACCAACGGTCGGGGAGAACAATTAAACGATTTTGAGCAGGAAGAATCCCTGACCAGAGTCAGTCGGATTTTCAGCGAACTCGATCTGCCTTTTATACGACGCATTAATGCCGAGAAGCCCATTGAAGAGGTACACAGATCCGTTGTTGAAGCCGTAAAACCAGTACTATTCTGA
- a CDS encoding tetratricopeptide repeat protein, giving the protein MKRYLRLLTICFLLPVLTGCATGTRAAPTSGNAEELRADRSCAYFYFLWGSHAEYASRFDEAFEAYQKALICDPQAIHIEKKIPVLYYRLGMMDKAAETLELVIARDPGDISQHLLLAHIRIQLNQRQEAIRIYRSVLKQDPENEGVQLRLGILLVQQDDYHQAEDIFQDLVKKNPELQFAQIYLARLLHLENKYEAAAKVYEKALQLSWSPELSYELIDFYESQELYGDVLRLYDTIIANDNNDERAILGKIQTLLSMQKDSEALSELRTYREEAVGTERLDMAIAKILLRLDQVEEAVGLLELLRRGELSSEANYLLGLVYYQDKHQQEALRYLQGVTPGTDQYPDAVYLQVRIYRDLGMQGKAVDLLHASTGNPAAQHPLFYALLSSIYQEQERIEEAMASITAGTAIFPDSEQLHFEHALLLERSGLQSKAVAVMQRVLELSPDHPEALNYIGYTWADQNINLDEALEYILRAVQLKPDNGFIRDSLGWVHFRRGEYHRALQELQTAIQLEPADPNIYDHLGDVYRALNQPDKAKKAYSKGLEMFDNDGDRAMLQKKLNELSSQ; this is encoded by the coding sequence ATGAAAAGATACCTGCGCCTCCTCACAATATGTTTTCTGCTTCCGGTCCTTACCGGATGTGCCACAGGTACGCGAGCTGCACCGACCAGTGGTAACGCGGAGGAGTTGCGTGCCGATCGCTCCTGCGCATATTTCTACTTTCTTTGGGGGAGTCACGCCGAATATGCTTCCAGATTCGATGAAGCTTTCGAGGCCTATCAGAAGGCGCTCATCTGTGATCCCCAGGCTATTCATATAGAAAAAAAGATCCCGGTCCTGTACTACCGCCTTGGCATGATGGACAAAGCCGCCGAGACCCTTGAGCTGGTAATCGCGCGAGACCCGGGCGACATTTCCCAGCATCTGCTTCTGGCACACATCAGGATTCAGTTGAATCAGCGCCAGGAGGCGATCAGGATTTACCGTAGCGTCCTGAAACAGGACCCCGAGAATGAAGGTGTCCAGTTGAGACTGGGAATTCTGCTCGTCCAGCAGGATGACTACCATCAAGCTGAGGATATTTTTCAAGACCTCGTCAAGAAAAATCCCGAATTGCAATTCGCCCAGATATATCTCGCACGGCTCCTGCACCTGGAAAACAAGTATGAGGCTGCAGCAAAAGTCTACGAAAAAGCGCTGCAATTAAGCTGGTCCCCGGAACTCAGCTACGAGCTAATCGATTTTTACGAATCCCAGGAACTTTATGGTGATGTCCTCAGGCTATACGACACTATAATAGCCAATGACAACAACGATGAGCGGGCAATTCTCGGAAAGATTCAAACCCTGCTCAGCATGCAAAAAGATAGTGAGGCGCTCTCCGAATTGCGCACATATCGCGAGGAAGCTGTTGGCACTGAACGGCTTGACATGGCCATCGCCAAGATCCTTCTCAGGCTCGATCAGGTTGAAGAGGCTGTTGGGTTGCTTGAGTTGTTGCGTCGGGGGGAACTGAGCTCTGAAGCCAATTACCTGCTGGGCCTTGTTTATTATCAGGATAAACACCAACAGGAGGCCCTTCGCTATCTACAGGGAGTAACGCCGGGGACAGATCAATACCCCGATGCAGTGTATCTCCAGGTCCGTATTTATCGTGATCTGGGCATGCAGGGCAAGGCAGTCGATCTTCTCCATGCTTCTACGGGCAACCCTGCCGCCCAGCACCCGCTGTTTTACGCCCTGCTCTCCTCGATTTATCAAGAGCAGGAGAGAATCGAAGAAGCTATGGCCAGCATTACCGCCGGTACTGCAATCTTTCCGGATAGTGAGCAACTTCACTTTGAACATGCCCTGCTCCTTGAGAGAAGCGGCCTGCAGAGCAAAGCGGTTGCCGTTATGCAGCGAGTGCTTGAATTGAGCCCTGATCACCCGGAAGCTTTGAACTATATTGGCTACACCTGGGCCGACCAGAATATAAATCTGGATGAGGCTCTTGAATACATTTTACGTGCAGTTCAACTCAAGCCCGACAACGGCTTTATCAGGGACAGCCTTGGCTGGGTTCACTTCCGGCGAGGTGAGTACCATCGGGCCCTTCAGGAACTCCAGACTGCCATCCAGCTTGAACCAGCTGATCCGAATATCTACGATCATTTAGGTGACGTCTATCGCGCCCTCAACCAGCCCGACAAGGCGAAGAAAGCATATAGCAAGGGTCTGGAAATGTTTGACAATGATGGCGATAGAGCTATGCTACAGAAAAAGCTGAACGAACTCAGCTCCCAATAA